One Natronolimnobius sp. AArcel1 DNA window includes the following coding sequences:
- a CDS encoding DUF488 domain-containing protein, translated as MAAESDSGRGTLADTYVAALQHDLADLPADATLVGVVRQPTSWFHAAVNENLPELGPPTDLLEAVHETESDMKIQGLCEEGAHNAAWEQVGFGEQYRQYLEESADARAALESLENRLERGESLALVCYENTEKKRCHRTICRDRLECTPDS; from the coding sequence ATGGCTGCCGAATCGGATTCCGGGCGCGGGACGCTCGCGGATACCTACGTCGCCGCGCTCCAGCACGACCTGGCAGACCTCCCCGCGGACGCGACGCTCGTCGGGGTCGTTCGCCAGCCGACCTCGTGGTTTCACGCGGCCGTCAACGAGAATCTGCCCGAACTTGGGCCGCCGACAGACCTGCTCGAGGCTGTTCACGAGACCGAATCGGACATGAAGATACAGGGACTCTGTGAGGAAGGCGCACACAACGCTGCCTGGGAACAGGTGGGCTTCGGCGAGCAGTATCGCCAGTATCTCGAGGAGTCAGCCGACGCGCGGGCGGCACTCGAGTCGCTCGAGAATCGTCTCGAGCGTGGTGAGTCGCTGGCACTCGTTTGCTACGAAAACACCGAGAAGAAACGGTGTCACCGGACGATCTGTCGGGACCGACTCGAGTGCACACCCGATTCGTAG